One segment of Castanea sativa cultivar Marrone di Chiusa Pesio chromosome 3, ASM4071231v1 DNA contains the following:
- the LOC142628023 gene encoding methyl-CpG-binding domain-containing protein 9-like isoform X2: MQELREFIAENHGILKDGWRVEFSYCQNRKKIFPIYCAPDGNKFPSMFDVARHLGLILDCLSVEPEGTSDRFAFLRKRLHLCRRKESMYSKAKNLERLQENLRSSHGEVSLGIGTEVNQACRLKDNSGTTETTSSEDNEGCAVGQLQEGLPIQFEDFCILSVGEVDPRPSYHNTSQIWPIGYRSSWHDRITGSLFVCDILDGGDSGPVFKVQRFSCSAQPIPIGSTLISKPGFGLHNAEGKVESDDSTAFVIIDDDDDINIQMILFDHSPPQLDHDMLAGSRNISNEVCNLQTMNSLQTESNCFPQSPRKYTAVNSGVIDNIGEFLVEGRSSISVWKMVSQTLADACRNVYKQTGLCKFCCKDAVPRMWSSCLHSESKKGDDSLAKFCYISGPINIPCCIQSDDELITTCEALVKWLDQDRFGLDMEFVQEFIEQLPGVHACSEYKFLNERCDISKSQTVGSGFLLVKRKTGMQSEKEADGFLKGCKRSRKQAFEESVKKDCCPPGKPVSLKLPADLIGDVLQSWELLCRFSEVLGLEEPLSFKELEEELINGYSFITRRTLTKVHCSLLKVLLGELQVKVAAFVDPNSDVVGSKFRRGRKKDADYLISVKKSMLDMLPVDELTWLELARRYILTVSFIHGNLDSTEIIGRESCKVLQCLRGDGGLISDSNVEVAGREADTLLLAEATKQIFGSAHTVDNGSSVEHNKSDTIVGCKTVKVNNGETPEWAQALEPVRKLPTNVGARIRNCVYSALEKDPPEWAKKVLEHSISKEVYKGNASGPTKKAVLSILAEVCGEDLQQKPNRKRKDKCVNTVSDVIMKQCRNVLHLAAAADKKMVFGSVLGGSLNISDDDDDEGLLQSPSILSRPLDFRIIDMKLTSGAYGGSHDAFLEDVREVWRNIRTACGDQADLIHLAETLSQKFEVLYKKEVLNFVPKLVDNETGGCSSAEAKNKMGDINECARENPKAPSDEGVCKLCGVNKDDKKVLLCDMCDSGYHTYCLNPPLAKIPHGNWYCPSCVTGNCFSQGPSQSTEVISRFRKKRCQREFNHRFPKALAHLVTTMAMKEYWEYTIEERILLLKFLCDEVLNSAKIREHLEQCASMSADLQQKLHSLSSEWRNLKFREEVVADQVGKVNQSTLNGVGKSVTEEVAIVRTSYHKLMGQLLGRSSCMSPFSTNMNTLEDGLGWPVPNDSSKQPCWLYSKSSSEKHSTSSGSQIVKMHDVEFQKNQLSFGKNGFISENSLCRMMPSSEKDTYSRQSMLPFSIPQQQKDKPRGANVTWSNFEGKQDLENGSVDGSRVPYCEFLRGHLSSDTIRTHVAEHVHAVHINNGNLFPSYHGIIQPAVNESQAKNLKASFLKNEITVLQDSIACLESQFLKVSLRKDFLGRDSAGRLYWGFSWPGTPPWVVIDGTMLVLQKKIEKQETSLPGSSTLRCPFGSGSVLSSEGLDVSNPYMSVHNDSTTFPWISFQSDTEIEELIQWLRDTHPLEGELLGAILQWQNIRYKDSNEAINCVQGVDQPTSSRPDNSEELVNSNAIGALIVLEKKFGACLKSESSIPMKQSWKAEVKFSEKMCRCDCLELIWPSRCHCSSCHQSFSTSEELKRHDNGMCHPSVPTSVNKVNGSVLKGKGMMVTETSLGECSNEKGLGRVTGSVMHEVGVEFNKITEELACPFDIEEISTKFITRDSNKELVQEIGLIGSNGVPSFVPSTSPFLDDPTLKLEPSWKNEGKRGGDSKNIENQLQHSVEGKMKINGRQGKFSINSTRRFAKNGKFEGSMKGVKSSFLKNSDRRVESCSIICESSSRPIIGRAVQLLRQLKMNLLDMDAALPEEALKSSMAGLDKRHAWRVFVKSAKSIMEMVQATIVFEEMIKTEYLRNGWQYWSSLSAAARIATISSLALHICTLDAALVYEKPLPSSSSTVIENLGSESDIKILTCSNPLDTPKTGCKPVQKTYGVDLTDNANPSSKRSKKRKDSGG, translated from the exons ATGCAAGAACTGAGAGAATTTATTGCAGAAAATCATGGCATACTCAAGGATGGTTGGCGAGTAGAATTTAGCTATTGTCAGAATCGAAAAAAAATCTTTCCCATTTATTGTGCCCCAGATGGAAATAAGTTCCCTTCAATGTTTGATGTTGCCCGTCATCTTGGGTTGATACTAGACTGCCTCTCTGTAGAACCTGAGGGCACAAGTGATAGATTTGCTTTTTTGCGCAAAAGATTGCATTTGTGCCGGAGAAAAGAATCTATGTATTCAAAAGCAAAGAATTTGGAACGATTGCAAGAAAATTTGAGAAGTTCTCATGGAGAGGTCTCATTGGGCATTGGGACTGAGGTTAATCAGGCCTGCAGGTTGAAGGATAATTCAGGAACCACAGAGACTACATCATCAGAGGATAATGAAGGCTGTGCTGTTGGGCAGCTTCAG GAAGGACTCCCAATTCAGTTTGAAGACTTCTGTATTCTTTCTGTGGGGGAGGTTGATCCCCGACCCTCATATCATAATACTAGCCAGATCTGGCCAATAGGCTATAGATCCAGCTGGCATGATAGGATTACCGGGTCTCTTTTTGTGTGTGATATCTTAGATGGTGGAGATTCTGGTCCAGTTTTCAAGGTTCAAAGATTTTCATGTTCTGCGCAGCCTATTCCTATTGGATCAACATTAATTTCCAAGCCAGGCTTTGGCTTACACAATGCTGAAGGCAAAGTGGAAAGTGATGATTCAACTGCTTTTGTTAtaattgatgatgatgatgatataaaTATTCAGATGATATTGTTTGATCATAGCCCTCCACAACTAGATCATGATATGTTAGCAGGTTCTAGGAATATTTCAAATGAAGTCTGCAATTTGCAGACAATGAATAGTTTGCAAACAGAGTCAAATTGCTTTCCTCAAAGTCCTAGGAAATATACAGCTGTGAACTCTGGGGTGATAGATAATATTGGTGAATTCTTAGTAGAAGGGAGATCATCAATTTCAGTATGGAAAATGGTATCTCAAACTCTAGCAGATGCTTGCCGCAATGTATACAAGCAGACTGGCTTATGTAAGTTTTGCTGCAAGGATGCTGTCCCTAGAATGTGGTCATCATGCTTGCACTCTGAGAGTAAAAAAGGTGATGATTCATTGGCTAAGTTTTGCTATATTTCTGGCCCTATTAACATCCCATGTTGTATTCAAAGTgatgatgaactcattactactTGTGAAGCACTGGTGAAGTGGTTAGACCAAGACCGATTTGGACTAGATATGGAATTTGTGCAAGAATTTATAGAACAGCTTCCTGGGGTACATGCCTGTTCAGAATATAAGTTCCTTAATGAAAGATGTGACATATCAAAGTCACAAACTGTTGGAAGTGGGTTTCTTCTTGTCAAAAGGAAGACTGGTATGCAAAGTGAGAAAGAAGCAGATGGTTTTCTCAAAGGCTGTAAAAGATCTAGGAAGCAGGCATTTGAAGAATCTGTCAAGAAAGATTGCTGTCCTCCTGGCAAGCCAGTTAGCTTAAAGCTTCCTGCTGATTTAATTGGTGATGTTCTTCAG TCTTGGGAGTTACTTTGCCGTTTCTCTGAAGTTTTAGGGCTGGAGGAACCTTTATCATTTAAGGAACTTGAAGAGGAACTTATAAATGGCTATTCCTTTATTACTAGGAGAACTTTGACGAAGGTTCACTGCTCACTCCTAAAAGTGCTACTAGGTGAACTGCAGGTCAAGGTGGCAGCATTTGTAGATCCTAATTCTGATGTTGTAGGATCTAAGTTTAGACGGGGAAGGAAGAAAGACGCAGACTACCTGATTTCTGTCAAGAAATCCATGCTTGACATGCTCCCAGTTGATGAACTTACATGGCTAGAATTAGCTCGAAGGTACATTTTAACTGTTTCATTCATTCATGGTAACCTTGACTCTACGGAGATCATTGGCCGTGAGAGTTGCAAAGTGTTGCAGTGTTTGCGAGGTGATGGTGGACTAATCTCTGATTCTAATGTGGAAGTGGCTGGAAGAGAAGCAGATACACTG CTGCTTGCAGAGGCTACAAAGCAAATCTTTGGCTCAGCACACACTGTCGATAATGGTTCAAGTGTTGAACACAACAAGTCTGATACAATTGTTGGTTGCAAAACAGTTAAAGTGAATAATGGTGAAACTCCTGAGTGGGCCCAAGCTCTGGAACCTGTTAGAAAGCTACCCACTAATGTTGGAGCTAGAATTAGAAATTGTGTTTATAGTGCTCTGGAGAAAGATCCCCCAGAATGGGCAAAGAAGGTACTGGAGCATTCAATAAGTAAGGAAGTTTACAAGGGAAATGCTTCAGGGCCTACCAAG AAAGCTGTGCTTTCAATACTGGCAGAGGTGTGTGGTGAAGACCTGCAGCAGAAACCCAATAGAAAGAGGAAAGACAAGTGTGTTAACACTGTATCTGATGTGATTATGAAACAATGCCGAAATGTGCTTCACCTTGCCGCAGCTGCagataaaaaaatggtttttggtaGTGTGCTTGGAGGATCACTTAATATTTCTGATGACGACGATGATGAGGGGCTTCTTCAATCTCCTTCAATATTGTCACGTCCTTTAGACTTCAGAATTATTGATATGAAATTGACTTCTGGGGCATATGGTGGATCACATGATGCTTTTCTTGAGGATGTTCGAGAG GTTTGGCGTAACATTCGAACTGCGTGTGGAGATCAGGCAGATTTGATCCATTTGGCAGAAACATTATCCCAAAAATTTGAAGTACTTTataaaaaagag GTTCTCAATTTTGTCCCGAAACTTGTGGATAATGAAACTGGAGGATGCTCAAGTGCTGAAGCAAAAAACAAGATGGGAGATATTAATGAATGTGCAAGAGAGAATCCCAAGGCTCCTTCAGATGAGGGTGTTTGTAAATTGTGCGGTGTGAATAAGGATGATAAGAAAGTGTTGTTGTGTGATATGTGTGATTCGGGGTATCATACATATTGCTTAAATCCTCCACTTGCCAAAATTCCTCATGGAAACTGGTATTGTCCTTCTTGTGTTACTGGTAATTGTTTCAGTCAAGGACCTTCACAAAGTACTGAGGTAATTAGCAGGTTCCGGAAAAAGAGATGTCAAAGAGAATTCAATCACAGATTTCCAAAAGCTCTGGCCCATTTGGTAACCACAATGGCGATGAAGGAGTACTGGGAATACACCATAGAGGAG AGGATTCTCCTTCTAAAGTTCTTGTGTGATGAGGTGCTGAACTCTGCTAAAATTCGGGAACACCTAGAACAGTGTGCCTCTATGTCTGCTGATTTGCAGCAGAAACTGCATTCACTATCTTCAGAATGGAGAAACCTGAAGTTCAGAGAAGAAGTTGTAGCAGACCAAGTGGGGAAAGTGAACCAAAGCACACTTAATGGTGTTGGAAAATCTGTAACGGAAGAAGTTGCTATAGTGCGTACAAGTTATCATAAATTGATGGGGCAACTACTTGGTAGAAGCAGCTGCATGTCACCCTTCTCCACTAATATGAATACTTTGGAAGATGGATTAGGGTGGCCTGTGCCAAATGATTCCAGTAAACAACCATGTTGGTTATATTCAAAAAGCAGTTCAGAGAAACATTCTACCAGTAGTGGTAGTCAAATTGTCAAGATGCATGatgttgaatttcaaaaaaatcaactatCTTTTGGTAAGAATGGATTTATATCTGAGAATTCTTTATGTCGTATGATGCCTTCCAGTGAAAAAGATACATACAGTAGGCAAAGCATGCTACCCTTTTCCATTCCTCAACAACAGAAAGATAAGCCTAGAGGAGCGAATGTCACATGGAGTAATTTTGAAGGAAAGCAGGACTTGGAAAATGGCAGTGTTGATGGTTCAAGGGTGCCTTATTGTGAATTTCTAAGAGGTCATCTCTCATCAGATACCATTAGAACCCATGTAGCTGAACATGTACATGCAGTGCACATTAACAATGGGAATTTGTTTCCCAGCTATCATGGCATCATTCAACCTGCTGTGAATGAATCACAAGCCAAGAACCTCAAGGCAAGCTTCCTCAAGAATGAGATTACTGTTTTGCAGGATTCAATTGCCTGTCTAGAATCACAATTTCTGAAGGTATCATTGCGGAAGGATTTTCTGGGCAGGGACTCTGCTGGCCGGCTCTACTGGGGCTTTTCCTGGCCGGGTACGCCTCCATGGGTAGTTATTGATGGGACTATGTTAGTGCtgcaaaagaaaatagaaaaacagGAAACTTCATTGCCTGGCAGTTCAACTTTGAGATGTCCTTTTGGAAGTGGGAGTGTTTTGAGTTCTGAAGGACTTGACGTATCTAATCCATATATGTCCGTGCACAATGATAGCACAACTTTTCCATGGATTTCTTTTCAATCTGACACTGAAATTGAAGAACTAATTCAATGGTTGAGGGATACTCACCCACTAGAGGGAGAACTATTAGGTGCTATCTTACAGTGGCAAAATATAAGATACAAGGATTCCAATGAAGCAATAAATTGTGTTCAGGGTGTGGATCAACCAACTTCGTCAAGGCCCGATAACAGTGAAGAACTTGTAAATTCTAATGCTATTGGGGCTTTAATTGTACTGGAGAAGAAGTTTGGTGCTTGCTTGAAATCAGAATCTTCCATTCCTATGAAGCAGAGTTGGAAGGCAGAAGTAAAATTTTCAGAGAAAATGTGCCGATGTGATTGCCTAGAACTCATATGGCCTTCTAGATGCCATTGCTCCTCATGCCACCAATCATTCTCCACTAGTGAGGAACTCAAGCGGCATGACAATGGAATGTGCCATCCAAGTGTGCCTACCTCTGTGAACAAGGTGAATGGTAGTGTCTTGAAGGGGAAGGGGATGATGGTGACTGAAACCTCACTGGGGGAGTGCTCTAATGAAAAAGGTCTTGGTAGAGTGACGGGAAGTGTAATGCATGAGGTTGGGGTTgagtttaataaaattacagAGGAGTTGGCTTGCCCATTTGACATTGAGGAGATAAGTACCAAGTTTATCACTAGAGACTCTAATAAGGAATTGGTACAGGAAATAGGACTTATTGGTTCAAATGGTGTTCCATCATTTGTACCAAGCACATCTCCTTTCCTGGATGACCCCACCTTAAAGTTAGAGCCTTCTTGGAAAAATGAGGGGAAGCGAGGTGGTGATTCCAAGAACATAGAAAATCAGCTGCAACATTCAGTGGAagggaaaatgaaaatcaatggGAGACAAGGCAAATTTTCCATTAACTCAACTAGAAGATTTGCCAAGAATGGAAAATTTGAGGGATCTATgaaaggagttaaatcttctttcttgaaaaattcagatcGGAGGGTTGAGAGCTGTTCCATAATTTGTGAATCTTCATCAAGACCCATTATTGGCAGGGCAGTTCAGCTTCTTAGGCAGCTCAAAATGAACTTGCTCGATATGGATGCTGCCCTTCCCGAGGAAGCTCTGAAATCATCAATGGCTGGTTTGGATAAAAGACATGCCTGGCGTGTGTTTGTTAAATCTGCCAAGTCGATAATGGAG ATGGTTCAAGCAACAATTGTATTTGAGGAAATGATAAAAACCGAGTACCTGAGGAATGGATGGCAGTATTGGTCATCCCTCTCTGCTGCAGCCAGGATTGCTACCATCTCCTCACTTGCTCTTCACATATGCACCTTAGATGCTGCCCTCGTTTATGAGAAGCCTTTGCCAAGTTCCAGTTCTACTGTGATTGAAAATCTGGGCAGCGAATCAgatataaaaattttgacttgttCAAATCCTTTAGATACTCCAAAGACAGGGTGCAAGCCAGTCCAGAAGACTTATGGTGTAGATTTAACAGATAATGCCAACCCAAGTAGCAAACGAAGCAAGAAAAGGAAAGATTCAGGGGGATGA